Sequence from the Leptospira dzoumogneensis genome:
GGTCCTTCGGACTTCCACTTCGCATCGCTGTCGCGTACTAAAGACAAAAACACTACTATAGAGTGTAAATTCCCGGTTTTAGTTATCGTTCTTTTTATTTTTTTCCGCCAAAGACATTTCGAATACTTTGGTGTACTTTAGAAAATTATAATAGAAGCCCATAATCGCGAGGATTAGTCCTCTTCTGCCGTCCAAAAATCCTAGTCTTACAAAATACATCCAAAAGGATTTGTATCCTGCTTCTAAAAGAGCTAAGAATAATCCGCTGCGTTTTCCTTTTCCGAATTTTTCAGTGGCTGCGAGTTCGGAGTATCTATTGATAAAGCTGACATGATCGAATAGGTTTTCGTACGAATAATGGAAGACCGGATGTTTTAACTTCTTTCTTTTTCCGGACAATTCCACCGCTTCATGGACCTTTCCGCCTACAAACTTTCCTTTGGATTTTAAGAATAGTCTGGCTCTATAATTCGGATACCAGCCTCCGTGTCGGATCCATTTTCCCATGTACATCGTAAGTCTTGGGATGATGAATCCGTCTTCTTCCGGTTCTCCATTCTTAAATAAACTTTTGATCTCTTCTTTTAGGCCTGGAGAAAGTTCTTCGTCCGCATCCAGAGTGAGTATCCAAGGATTTTCAGCTAAAGAGATTACATGATTCTTTTGGGAAACGTAATCGTCGAATTTCCGTAGAACTACTTTGGCTCCCTTCTTCTTTGCGATACTTTCGGTTTTATCCTTGGAACCGGAATCCAATACTATGATCTCGTTTACGAAATCAAGAGAAGACAGACATCTTTCGATATTATCTTCTTCGTTTAATGTGATGATACAGGCTGAGATTGGTAACATCAAGCGCGGGAAAAATCCTGGTCTCTTACGGATTTAAAATTAGACGAAAGAGGAACTTCCAATCTGGCGATGGTTACGTCTTTGCGGATGATGATCCTGAAAAAGGAAGGATCGATACCTTCTCCTTTTAGCATGATTAATATCAGTGCGAGTCCCAATCCGGCTCCTTCCGTATTGTCGGCGTTATCTAAATAGAATTGGGCGATGTCTCCGTACTGCATTCCTTTTTCTAATTTTTCGCGGAGGGATTTTTCTTCTTCAATAGTAACCGGTGTATTGTTCGTGACTTCTACCCGAATTCCATCCATGGAATAGTCGAAAGTGATCAGACAAAAATATCCCTTCTTTTTGGATTTGTTTCCGTATTCTTCCGCCATACTTTCGGAGAATAATTCCCTGTATTCGGAGACTCCTTTTTTGTACTGGATCGGATTTTCTATATCGTATCCTTTTTCCTCGAAGAAGATCCTTTTTTGATTTGCCTTGCAGGCGTTGATCGATAATTCTTTTACGATAGTGTAAATCGTTGGAACAAGGGTGGGATAAGTGACCTTATCCAAGATGAGCTCGATCGCTTGTTGGATATGTTCCTCGACCGATCTGGTGATCCGATGGGTCTTTAGAGAGAGGATTCTTCCGTCCTCCACCGTAAGCCGGATATTGTCTGATATATCCCGGATTTCCTGACCCATTAACCTTGAACTTTTCGGAACTCGATTTGTTTGTCAAGAGACTCATTCTAATAGCTTTAAAAAAGGTCCGTTCTAATCCGGCCCGAATTTTGCCGAAATTCTTCCCTTATGTTTTAGGGAGCCTTCTATTTTCTTGGAACATTTATGCCGATTCCTGGTCTTGGAGCGGGGCTTATCTCATCCAACCGGAAACTTTGGAGTATTCCGGGCCGGTCCAGATCCAAGTGAAAGACGGTTTGGTGGAGAAAATATCTTCTTCCCCGGCATCTAAGGAACCTCTGTTCATTTTACCTGGATTCTGTGATTCTCATGTAACCTTGGGGGCAAATTCTCTAGGAGGTTGGAAGGATCGTTCAGAATTAGAATCCGATCTGAAACAATTTCTGCTACATGGGTTCACTCATATCCAGAGTATCGCAGATCCTCCTTGGGCTTCCGAACTTTCCGAGATCAGAAAAAAGAATTCTCAGTATCCTCGCATTTCCGTTCTTCCACCTGTTTTGCTCGCAGAGTCCAAAGAAATTTCCGCATCCAAAGTTTCAGGTTACAAGATCCTAAAATCACCTGAAGAAGCGATGTCTTCCGTTTCCGGTAAAAAAGGAAAGATCCATTTATTCTTAAGGCATAATGAAGGAGAAACTTTCGAAGTGGATGGAAAACTTCTCTATCGAATGAGAACTGAAGCGGAGAAGAATGGATTAGAATTATCCGTTTCTACCTTCGGGGAAGAATTCGCAAATTGGGAAGCATTGTCTTCCGAAACGAAGGTGCTCTATCATCCTATTCCGGAAACTTCTTCCATTCGTCCAGTTGCTCATAATTTGGTAAAACAGATCTGGGCTCCACTTTTCGGGATCTATTTTACAAGAAAGGGGATAGGTACTTCTTCTTTTGCGGAAGAATGGGAAAAATGGACCCAATGGAGTCCGACTTTTAAAGAAAGAGCACTGTCTAAAGAAGTACTCTCGACTATGACTGCACTTTCCGGATCGGAAAGAGAAGAAGCGGAGAAAGAATACGAATCCTATCTTGCTTTCTTGAGGGCCCGCAAGAATCTGACCCTAAGGATCTTACTCGGTTCGGGCGCGGGTCACCAACTACAGTTCCCTGGAATTTCCGGCTGGAAGGAACTTAGAATTTTATCCGAACTTCTGGGACCCAAAGAAGCATTGAGAGCGGCAACCGAAACCACCTGCCAATATTTGGGGGCGGCTCATGAGGGGAAGATCCGAGTAGGAAAACCGGCTCATCTTTTGATTTTTAGAGAAGACCCTCTCCAAAATTGGGATAAACTAAAAACATTAAGAACGGTCGTGACGGAGAGAGTGAAAACCGAGATCTCTTCTCCTGAAAAAAAGAAAACCGAAAGGCGGAGACGATGAAAGAAGATCAAAAAGAACTGTTTCAAAAATTACTGGACGAAAGTTTCAGAAAAAAAGCGGCCTTAGAGCCTGGAGCAAAAGTTTCTGCGTTAGTCACTAGTTCTAAATCGGATTACGTTTTTATAAAGATCCAAGGAGCAGGTCTCTCCGGGATCATCGCCGCGGATGAATTTACGGAAGCTCCCCCTAAGCAGGGAGAAACGATCGAGGCATATTTTTTACAGGAATCTTCCGGAGACCAATACTTCACCACTTGTTTGAACGGGGACACAATCTCTAAGGATATGGTATCAGTAGCCCATACTGCTGAGATCCCGGTTTTGGGTCATATCGTCGGGGAGAATGATGCAGGCGTAGAAGTCAAGTTAGGCGAACAAACAGGTTTCTGCCCATTCTCCCAATTAGATCCTGAGCTTAAAAAACAGAATAACGGAGTCGGCAAAAGGGTCCGTTTCCTCATTTCAGAAGTGGGGAATAAGGGAAAGATCATCGTTTCCCAAAAGAAAATCGCGGATAAGGAAAGAGAGGCCAAAATTTCAGTTCTAAAAGGAGAATTGAAACCCGGTATGTTCGTTACCTGCAAGGTCAAATCGGTCCATACTTTCGGATTGATCGTCGAAGCTGACGGACTTACCGCACTTGTTCCCGCTTCCGAGGCGACTTTCAAAAAGGGAGCGGATCTTACTAAAGATTTCCATCCTGGACAAGTACTGAGAGCAAAAGTTTTAAAATTAGATTGGGAAGAAGGAAAACACAGCTTTACCGTTAAAGATTTCCTAAAAGATCCTTGGGCCCAAAATGTTCCTTTCAAAGAAGGTGATCTAGTCACAGGAACCGTAGAAAGTGTAAAACCTTTCGGAGTATTCGTAAAATTGAATGAACAATTTTCCGGACTGGTCCCTAACAGAGAAACCGGATTACAAAATCGTACACCTGCCGCACAACATTTCAAGATGGGAGATTCTGTTTCCGCATTTGTAACGGAAGTGAATATAGGCAAAAGACAGATCTCACTTTCTCTTGTGAAAGCGAAAGAAGTTCAGGAAAGATTGGATTATAGCGGATATCTTTCCGAGGAAACTTCTTCCACCGGATCTTTCGGCGCTATTCTTGCAAAATCCTTAAACAAGGGACAGAAAAAAGGATAAATGGCTCTCCGGATCGCATTGTATCGACCGGAGATACCTCCCAATACGGGAAATATCGCCCGACTATGCGTCGCTTTAGGAGCGGAGCTGCATATCGTAGGAGAACCTGCCTTCGAGTTGTCTGAAAAAGCGGCAAGAAGAGCAGGGCTGGATTATTGGGATAAACTAAAACTCACTCTTCATTCCGGTTGGGAAGCTTTCTCAAAGACCTTAGACACTGATTCCAAATTATATTTAATATCTACTAAAGGTAAAATTTCTTATACAACTCCGGAGTACGGGGAGAATGACGTATTTTTATTCGGAAATGAAACATCCGGACTCCCTCAGGAAATTTTTGGATCAGAGATCCCTAATGGGATCCTTAGGATCCCGATGGAAGAAGATTGCAGATGTTTAAATTTGAGTAACGCAGTCGCGGTAATCGCATACGAGGCATTGCGCCAAATTCGTCGTTGGTGACTCGGAAACTGTCTTCCGAAAAAAATCGGATTTACACCCCTCGAAAAAAACAGTCCTATGGAAAAATATGGGAATGTCCTTTTCCCTAGGAGAGATAGAAGCCCGCATTCGGGAACTCCTAGCAAACGGTTTAACAGGTAATTCCCAGGATTTCCATGCGTGGATCCGTATGGACACTCTTCGAAAATTCAGAGAAGAGCCTTCTTTCTCACCTGACTGGGTTCCCACTACTCTAGATGCGCTTGTTACATCAGGAGAAGCAGCAAAAAGTAAATTAGATCCTAGAGAATATACTCTCTCTGCAGAATCCTCTCTCCGCAAAAAACCTTCCAAAAACGAAGAATACCTTCTACTCGGCCGCACCGAATTCCAACCGATGCAATATGTAAGAAGCAGAATGGAATCTTTCCTGAGAGCCAACGGAATTGACGAGGACCTGATCGTGGACCTGACAATCGGCTCCATCGAAGCAGTGGAGAATGCTGTCAAATATGGTGACGGCGGAAATGTAGAAGTCGCCTATACAATCGAAAAAAGTGGAATTTTTAAGATCCGACTGGTGAACAACCTAAGAGAATTGAATATCGAAGAAGATATAGAAAGAGGAAAATTTTCTTCCACCGCCACTCTAATGAGAGGGATGATGGTAATGCAAAAATTATTCGATAAAATGGATCTGGAAATCTTAGAGGATAAAAGACAGGCATTATTTATGGCCGAAAAAGTCCTTCCGAAGTAAATTCCGCGGCTTTTTAAGTTTTACACTTCTTCTATTTTCGGGTCTTTCTTTCTAAGAGTATGTCTTCGATTTTTAAAATACATTCCAACTATAAAGCGGCCGGGGACCAGGTCCAAGCCATAGAAAAAATAGGCCAGGCATTCAATAAGGGAGAAGATAAGGTCACCCTAGTGGGTGTGACAGGCTCCGGAAAAACATTCACTATGGCCCAGGTGATCGCAAATATGGGACTTCCTACCTTGGTTTTGTCGCATAACAAAACTTTGGCGGCACAGCTTTTCAGGGAATTTAAGGAGTTTTTCCCGGAGAATGCTGTGGAATACTTCGTTTCCTATTATGATTACTACCAACCTGAGGCTTACGTACCTTCTTCCGATACGTTTATAGAAAAAGATATGTCCATGAACGAGGAGATAGACAAGCTCAGACTTCGTGCTACTTCTTCTTTATTGGAAAGAGACGATGTAGTGATCGTAAGTTCAGTCTCTTGTATTTACGGTTTGGGATCTCCGGAAGAATATGTGAACTCCGTTGTCGCATTGAAAAAAGGAGATATTATAGATAGGGATCAGGTCATTCGCAAACTTCTTCATATACAATACAATCGTAATGATACTGATTTCTCCCGCGGGAATTTCAGAGTAAGAGGGGACTCTATCGAAGTTTATCCTGCGTATCATACGGACGCATTCCGGATCGAATTTTTCGGAGACGAGGTGGATTCGATTTCCAGGATCCATCCGGTTACCGCTCAAGTGATCGCAAAACAGGAAAAATGTTTTATCTATCCTGCAAAACACTTCATCATGTCTCCTCCATTGATAAAGGACGCTGTCAAAAGAATCAAAGATGAGATGGCGGAACAGGAGATCAAGTTCACCAAAGAGAATAAATTTTTAGAAGCACAACGTATCGTATCCAGAACGAATTACGATATGGAAATGCTGCAAGAGATGGGATATTGTAACGGGATCGAAAATTATTCACGTCATCTTACGGGAAGGAAAGAAGGAGAAAGACCTGCCTGTCTTATCGATTATTTCCGCGGAGATTTTTTACTCATAGTGGATGAGTCTCACGTTACAATTCCTCAGGTGGGGGGAATGTATGCAGGAGATAGAGCCCGTAAACAAACTCTGGTGGATTTCGGATTCAGATTACCTTCTGCCCTGGACAATAGACCTTTAAACTTTGCGGAATTTGAATCCTTAACTCCTAAAACTCTTTATGTATCCGCAACACCTGCGGATTACGAATTAGAAAAGAGTAAATCAAGAGTTGAACAGATCATTCGTCCTACGGGGCTTTTGGATCCGAATGTAGAAGTTCGGCCTACCAAAAATCAGGTAGAAGATCTTCTTATAGAGATCCGTAAAAGAATCGATCTGGGAGAAAGAGTACTCGTCACCACATTGACTAAGAAGATGTCTGAGGATCTTTCCGATTATTATAAAGAATTAGGACTCAAAGTCTCTTATCTACACTCCGAAGTGGATACATTAGAGAGGGTGGAGATCATCCGAGATCTTAGGAAGGGAATATATGACGTTCTAATCGGGATCAATCTTTTACGAGAAGGATTGGATATTCCCGAGGTCTCTCTGGTTGCTATTTTGGACGCGGACAAAGAAGGTTTTTTAAGAAATTATAAATCCTTAATACAGACGATAGGTCGGGCTGCGAGAAATATCAACGGAACTGCAGTGTTGTACGCGGATAAGATGACAGATTCTATGACCAGAGCCATAGAAGAGACCAAAAGAAGAAGGACCATCCAGGAAGAACATAACCAGAAATACAGGATCTCTCCTCAAACGATCAAAAAAGAAATCGCAGATATGATCGAAAGGACGGAAAAAGAACTGGCTCCCGAGGAATACGCTGCGGAAGAGATCAACAAAAAGTTCAGAGAGAAAAACTTCTCTTCTAAAGAGGAAATGAAAGAGAAGATCAGAGAAGAAATGTTAAAAGCAGCCAAGGAATTGGATTTCGAAAGAGCAGCACTTCTCAGAGACAAAATGCTTTCCATCAAATCGACTCCTACAGAGGAAAAATGAGATTAGACATTACACTTATCACTATAATAGTCACAGGAGCCATAAGCCTTTATACATTATATGTGGATCAGAACCTTTTAGACAAACTGATCCTAAGACCTTTCCGAGATTCTAAAGAAGGGAATTATTATACATTAGCCACCAGCGGATTCGTTCACGCTGATTTTACTCATCTATTATTCAATATGTTGACCCTTTATTTTTTCGGAAGGCATGTGGATATGGTGCTCGGTCCTTTAGGATTTATGGGGCTGTATTTAGCTAGTATCTTAATTGCAAATTTGGTTTCTTTCCAGAAAAATAAAGCGGACGCGAATTATGCGAGTTTAGGAGCTTCCGGTGGGACTTCCGGGATCGTATTTGCTTCTATCTTATTCTATCCTTATTCTAAAATTTTCTTTTTCTTTATACCGATCCCTATACCTGGACCTTTATATGCGATCTTGTATTTGGCATATTCTTATTATGCTTCTAAGAACAGGCAGGATGGGATCAATCACGATGCACATTTTTACGGGGCGCTGACTGGACTTGCGGTTGCGATCTTAGTACAACCGCTTTCATTGATTGCGTTCGTCCAATACGTGCTGAGTGCATTTATATAATAATTTTTTAAAATGCGAAAGGATCAGCCACCTTTCGCGATTTTGTCCTTTATAAAAGCCTTAAACTTATCCGAGCCGAAACTAACATCCATTTTGATGATCTCAGGAGCGAGATACGGATGTTTTTTCATAATATATTCTTCGATTGCGGCATACTTATCCGCTTTCGCTTTTAGAAGGATTTTGTTCTCGGAATCGATCGTGAGTTTACCTTCCCATTGGTACAAAAGAGCCACTTCCGGAAAAATGGTGCCGCTTACTATGATGCCAAGTTGGAGCATTTCCGCGATATACTCTTCCGCTAAGTCACGATCCGCCAGAGTAGTGAAGACTAAAATTTCTTGAGATGAAGACATGGTTCCTCCGAGAAAAAGGAGAATAAGAAGTATTCATTCTTTGTCCAGTCTTTCTTTGGGAAGATCGTATCAGTATCTAGGAGCGTTCGGATCCGAATAATTTCCTTTGCCCGAATTAGGCATAGAACCTCTGGAGCTAGAAGGAGTATAATCATCGCAAAGATTACTGCATTTTCCGATACAATCTTCTCTCTTTCGATCCACAGTAATTGCGGTAAAAACAGTCTCTACTTTAGGAATAGGATATTGGATCCAACATTGGCTCTTGCAGTTCCCATACTTGGCGGCACAATTCCGAGCGGTATTCTGATCGGAACCTGCGGAGATCATCATATCGAAAAGTTCCTGCTCTTCTCTGGTCTTGAATTCTCCCTTTTTGCCTCTTTTGGACAATTCTTGTTTGCTTAAGTTAGCATCTCCCGCTTCCGGAAAATCCTCCGCTGAAGCTTTTCCTTTAATTTTGCCGGATTCGTCGGAGCTCCAATCCACTGTGAAAAAGCAGTTTAGAATAAAGAAGAATAGTAATATTCCGAATTTAATTTTCATCAGATCTTTAAAAAACTAAACCTTTGGGATTAGGATTTACCAAATATTTTCGTCGTTTAACAAATAAATACATCATTTTTGCACTCTTTTACATTGAAATCGGCTGGAAAAAAATTTCCAAACCAGGTCTCAATAGTATTGAATGTAGGATAACCTACAATAGAGTCTGTCTAAGTAGTACTTAAGACCTAAGAAATCGATTGGAGGGTCTTTTTAGTGAGTAGTTTTTTTACAAGTACATCAGTAAAACGTTTCTTTCTTCTCTCCTTACTTATTCTTTTTATTTCAAATTGTAGCGCCCTGGACTGGGGTTGGGTAAGACTCCCTTCCGGGCTTGCCTGGGACCAAAACGAAACCTTAGATAGAAATCCTGTAGAAGGCTTTCGAGTGGAATTTCCGGAAGAATTGGGACTGGATTCCAGACCCTTAGTGGAATTTTCCAAAAAACTCAGGAAAGAAAAAACGGAGGTCCGTTCTCTTCTCATTTTGAAGGAAGGGAACCTGGTATTCGAAAGATATGCAGGTGGGATCTCAAGAAATCATAATCATAATATGTACTCCGTGACCAAATCAGTGGTCTCCCTATTATTAGGGATCTGTTATACGAATGATTGTGGAGTGGACTTGGAAGATAGCCTTTCTTCGGCAGAGTCCGGTTTACCTGGCCTTCTTCCCTCCGAATTGAAAGGAAAAGAATCCATCCGACTTAAAGATGCATTACGTATGAGTTCCGGAATGGGCTGGGATTCCTTTCCTAAAAAAGAAGATATCAGAACCGACGCAGACCCGCTTGCGATCGCTTGGACCCCAGTGGTATCTTCCGCACCCGGAACTAAATTCGAATATTCTAATGGAGATACCCAATTAGTTGCTGGTTATCTGGAAGCCAAAACAGGCAAAACATTATACGAATACTCTAAGAGCACTGCATTCTCCTGGTTAGGTTTTAAAGGAGAAGAATGGAATACATCCAAATCGGGCAGACAGACCGCAGGTTTCGGACTTCGACTGAGACCTATCGATATGGCTAAGTTAGGACAACTTTATCTGGATGGAGGAAAATGGTATGGACGTCAGGTATTAAAACCTGAATGGATCGCCATGACCTTAGAGCCTGGAGTAGAAAAAAGATACGGACTTCAATTCTGGCTGCATGAATTCGAAGGAAAGCCTAGCTTCATGGCAAACGGAAAAGGTGGTCAGTTCATCTATGTGATCCCTCATCGTAAGATTGTTTTAGTGATGACCAGTGCAATTTGGGACAAGGCACCCGATCTAGTTTTAAATTCCGCTTTGGATGCGATCAAGGCATCTTTGGCATCTACGGATAAGATCCCTTCTCCGGACAGGGAAGAAGCGCTTCTTAGAGAGTTAAAAATATCCGCCAGAACTTCTTTAGACCCCAAGCTTAAAGAAGGGGCGGATGAAACAAGGATTGCAGCAGAACCGGGGATGAAACAAAATCATCCTTAAATGAAGACCGTTCTAATCCCGATCCCTCAAATCGATTTCGATCCCACAGAAGTATCCGTACCTTGGAAGGTCCTAAAAGAAAAAGGATATAAGATCCTATTTGCAACTCCAAGCGGAACCTCCGGAGAGGCGGATTTTAGGATGGTAACCGGAAAAGGTTTAGGTATTCTTTCTCCGGTTTTAAGGGCGAAAAATGATGACGTTCTTCTGTATAGAGAATTAGAAAAATCGAATGAATTCTTAAATCCCAAAAAGTATGAATCTGTTAAATCGGACTCCTTTGATGTACTGCTTCTTCCCGGAGGACATGCAAAAGGAATGAGGGTTTATCTGGAATCGGAACCTTTGCAGAAATTGGTGGGAAATACATTCGCAGAAGGAAAACCAGTGGCTGCGATCTGTCATGGAGTGCTTCTAGCTGCAAGATCCAAAAATCCTAAAACGAAAAAGTCCAGCTTATACGGATTCAAAACTACAGGACTTCTCAAGTCCCAGGAACTTCTGGCTTGGAATTTAACTAGAGCTTGGCTTGGGGATTATTATAGAACTTATCCTACGCCGTTGCAGGACGAGGTAATTTCCTTTTTAGAATCCAAAGTGGATTTCCAAGAAGGGCCTATGCCTATTGCACGAGATAGTTTTTCTAATATTAAACCGGGGTTCAGTGTTTTAGATAAGTCTTATCTTTCCGCTAGATGGCCCGGAGATGCTCATAAGTTTGCCTCTGAACTTCCCGAATTCTTCGGATAATTGTGGTTTTTGATTTTCCTTTAATATAGTTTAGGCATATTGACTAAAGAGGGATCCCTCCGCCGATAATCATGAGTTCCAAAGAACATTACATTTTTCTGGATGTAGGAGACACTCTCCTTACAATGAAAAAGCCCGCAGGAGAAGTGTACTTCGAAGTTCTAAAAGAATTCGGATTGGATGGTTCCAAACATCCAAACGGTTATATGGAAAGAGCGTTTCGTAAGGCATATGCTCACATGACGCGTCATCCACTTCCTGACTTCAGAGATAAGTTCCATGCTCATACAGATGGAAGCGAAGGCTGGTGGAGAGAGTTACTCGGCTTCTTCTTAAAAGAAATAGGATCCGATCTGGAACCGGATCCTATTTTCCAGTCCATATTCAAACGTTTTGATGAACCTTCCGTTTGGGAAATAGACCCAGGCTTTTTCGAATTGGTAGAATTTGCAAAACAAAGAGGTTCCGGTCTTGGGATCATTTCCAACTGGGATCATAGACTTAAACAATTGTTAGCAAGCGTAGGTGTTCTGGATTATTTTTATCCGGTAATTGTTTCCGCAGAATTCGGATACGAAAAACCTTCTCCCTTGATCTTCCAAGAAGCGGAGAAGATCGTGGGACTTTCTCCGGACAAATTGGTCTACTGCGGAGACAAGGTGGAGTTGGATATCCTGCCGACACGTTCTAGGGGATGGACTGCGTTTCATAAACATGTGGAAGGAGATATCCGTGATCTGGGAGAGCTGACCTCTATACTAAAAAAAGTGTAGTTTATTCCCTTTCGAATTCTTTTCTACCTCCAAACAAGTCTAACCGAATACAAAAAAAAATCGAGTTAGAATAAAAATGAAAGTGCTCGCAGTCTCCGGAAGTTTAAGAAAAGGATCTTCCAATACAGCCTTATTACTCGCAGCAAAAAGGATCGCAAATGATTCTTTGCAAATCACACTCGCAGATCCGATAGATCGGATCCCTCACTTCAATCCCGACTTAGATACGGATTCTCCTCCTAAAGAAGTTATAGAATGGAGAAAAGAACTGAAAGAAGCGGACGCCATTCTTTTTTCGAGCCCTGAATATGCGTTTGCGATCCCGGGAGTTCTGAAGAATGCACTGGATTGGATCGTATCCAGTGCGGAACTTTATGGAAAGCCTGTCGGGCTGATCAATGCATCTCCCGGCTATGGAGGAGCTTCCAAAGCCCAGGAAGCTTTTTTACATTTATTGAATGTACTTACGGTTAAGATAAACGATGATTGTGTTCTAAGTATTCCTTCCGTGAACAAGAAGGTGGATCCGGAAGGAAATATCATGGACGAACAAACGGAGAAAGAACTTCGGATTTGTTTGGAAAGCCTGGAACGTTTGGTCCAAGATTCTAAACTTTCCTGAATCTCCCAGAACCTGCCCGATGTCCCCAGGCGAATATCCCTAAAAGGATGTAAAATCGTTAGAAAATGGAAGAAAAGTTCGTAAAATTCTGTTTTATTGTTATAAATCCTATATTTTAAATAAATAATCCGTTATAGCGAATAAAATCCTTGCAATATTCTGTGAAGTTAACCATAACTGAAATCAGGAGTATCGATTATGGCACTTAGATTAGGTGATGTGGCCCCGGATTTCCATGCAGAAACTTCCGAAGGACCGATAGAATTTCATAAATATTTGGGAGAAGGTTGGGGAATCTTATTCTCTCACCCGAAAGATTATACTCCCGTTTGTACTACAGAACTTGGTTACGTTGCGAAGATTAAACCGGAATTCGAAAAGAGAAATGTTAAGGTTCTCGCGTTGTCTGTTGATCCAGTAGACTCACATAAAGGTTGGATCGGAGATATCAACGAAACCCAAAACACTACTGTAAACTATCCTATCATAGCGGATGCGGACAAAAAAGTTTCCGGTCTTTATGATATGATCCACCCGAATGCAAGCGAGACTACTACAGTTCGTTCCGTATTCGTGATCGGTCCGGATAAAAAAGTGAAACTGACCTTAACGTATCCTGCATCTACTGGAAGAAACTTCGATGAACTTTTGAGAGTGATCGATTCTCTCCAATTGACTGCGAATTACAGTGTTGCTACACCTGCAAACTGGAAACATGGAGAGGACGTAATCATAGTTCCTTCTGTTTCCGACGAAGATGCTGAGAAAAAATTCCCGAAAGGTTTTAAGAAAATTAAACCTTATTTGAGATATACTCCTCAGCCGAATAAGTAAGAAAGGAACAAATGCCTGTTTCAAAAAGGAGTCTTCGGACTCCTTTTTTATTATATTCTATTTTTATAAAGTACTTCCGGAATATTAATTCCGGAAGCGATATTCCGATAAAAAGTACGCGCGGAAATCACTATTCCGCACCTGAGCCTCATAGCGGGGAAATTTGAATTGCAAGCTTCTCCGTAAGGAGCATAATTATGGCAATGCCTATGTTTCGCAGGGTACCGCGAAAATTGGAAGAAGTATTAGGTGACGAAGGAGCGGATGAATTTGTGGATTTTATCAACGATTCTTTCGCGGCTAATAAGGAGATTGTAATGGAACTCGTTTTCGAAAGATTTGAGAAGAGACTCTCGGAAGAATTGAACGTATTTCGAGCCGAATATAAAGCGGAAATTGCAGAACTTCGAATAGATATGCATAAACTCATCGCTTCTCAGACAAAATGGATGGTAGGCGCGATCATAGCTTTGACCGGAATTTTTTCGATCATA
This genomic interval carries:
- a CDS encoding tRNA (cytidine(34)-2'-O)-methyltransferase; the encoded protein is MALRIALYRPEIPPNTGNIARLCVALGAELHIVGEPAFELSEKAARRAGLDYWDKLKLTLHSGWEAFSKTLDTDSKLYLISTKGKISYTTPEYGENDVFLFGNETSGLPQEIFGSEIPNGILRIPMEEDCRCLNLSNAVAVIAYEALRQIRRW
- a CDS encoding histidine kinase, with product MGQEIRDISDNIRLTVEDGRILSLKTHRITRSVEEHIQQAIELILDKVTYPTLVPTIYTIVKELSINACKANQKRIFFEEKGYDIENPIQYKKGVSEYRELFSESMAEEYGNKSKKKGYFCLITFDYSMDGIRVEVTNNTPVTIEEEKSLREKLEKGMQYGDIAQFYLDNADNTEGAGLGLALILIMLKGEGIDPSFFRIIIRKDVTIARLEVPLSSNFKSVRDQDFSRA
- the uvrB gene encoding excinuclease ABC subunit UvrB, with protein sequence MSSIFKIHSNYKAAGDQVQAIEKIGQAFNKGEDKVTLVGVTGSGKTFTMAQVIANMGLPTLVLSHNKTLAAQLFREFKEFFPENAVEYFVSYYDYYQPEAYVPSSDTFIEKDMSMNEEIDKLRLRATSSLLERDDVVIVSSVSCIYGLGSPEEYVNSVVALKKGDIIDRDQVIRKLLHIQYNRNDTDFSRGNFRVRGDSIEVYPAYHTDAFRIEFFGDEVDSISRIHPVTAQVIAKQEKCFIYPAKHFIMSPPLIKDAVKRIKDEMAEQEIKFTKENKFLEAQRIVSRTNYDMEMLQEMGYCNGIENYSRHLTGRKEGERPACLIDYFRGDFLLIVDESHVTIPQVGGMYAGDRARKQTLVDFGFRLPSALDNRPLNFAEFESLTPKTLYVSATPADYELEKSKSRVEQIIRPTGLLDPNVEVRPTKNQVEDLLIEIRKRIDLGERVLVTTLTKKMSEDLSDYYKELGLKVSYLHSEVDTLERVEIIRDLRKGIYDVLIGINLLREGLDIPEVSLVAILDADKEGFLRNYKSLIQTIGRAARNINGTAVLYADKMTDSMTRAIEETKRRRTIQEEHNQKYRISPQTIKKEIADMIERTEKELAPEEYAAEEINKKFREKNFSSKEEMKEKIREEMLKAAKELDFERAALLRDKMLSIKSTPTEEK
- a CDS encoding S1 RNA-binding domain-containing protein, which produces MKEDQKELFQKLLDESFRKKAALEPGAKVSALVTSSKSDYVFIKIQGAGLSGIIAADEFTEAPPKQGETIEAYFLQESSGDQYFTTCLNGDTISKDMVSVAHTAEIPVLGHIVGENDAGVEVKLGEQTGFCPFSQLDPELKKQNNGVGKRVRFLISEVGNKGKIIVSQKKIADKEREAKISVLKGELKPGMFVTCKVKSVHTFGLIVEADGLTALVPASEATFKKGADLTKDFHPGQVLRAKVLKLDWEEGKHSFTVKDFLKDPWAQNVPFKEGDLVTGTVESVKPFGVFVKLNEQFSGLVPNRETGLQNRTPAAQHFKMGDSVSAFVTEVNIGKRQISLSLVKAKEVQERLDYSGYLSEETSSTGSFGAILAKSLNKGQKKG
- a CDS encoding ATP-binding protein encodes the protein MSFSLGEIEARIRELLANGLTGNSQDFHAWIRMDTLRKFREEPSFSPDWVPTTLDALVTSGEAAKSKLDPREYTLSAESSLRKKPSKNEEYLLLGRTEFQPMQYVRSRMESFLRANGIDEDLIVDLTIGSIEAVENAVKYGDGGNVEVAYTIEKSGIFKIRLVNNLRELNIEEDIERGKFSSTATLMRGMMVMQKLFDKMDLEILEDKRQALFMAEKVLPK
- a CDS encoding glycosyltransferase family 2 protein; translation: MMLPISACIITLNEEDNIERCLSSLDFVNEIIVLDSGSKDKTESIAKKKGAKVVLRKFDDYVSQKNHVISLAENPWILTLDADEELSPGLKEEIKSLFKNGEPEEDGFIIPRLTMYMGKWIRHGGWYPNYRARLFLKSKGKFVGGKVHEAVELSGKRKKLKHPVFHYSYENLFDHVSFINRYSELAATEKFGKGKRSGLFLALLEAGYKSFWMYFVRLGFLDGRRGLILAIMGFYYNFLKYTKVFEMSLAEKNKKNDN